The Delphinus delphis chromosome 7, mDelDel1.2, whole genome shotgun sequence genome includes a window with the following:
- the AAMP gene encoding angio-associated migratory cell protein isoform X3, whose translation MESESESGATADTPPLETLSFHGDEEIIEVVELDPGPPDPADDLAQEMEDVDFEEEEEEDGNEEGWVLEPQEGVVGSMEGPDDSEVTFALHSASVFCVSLDPKTNTLAVTGGEDDKAFVWRLSDGELLFECAGHKDSVTCAAFSHDSTLVATGDMSGLLKVWQVDTKEEVWSFEAGDLEWMEWHSRAPVLLAGTADGNTWMWKVPNGDCKTFQGPNCPATCGRVLPDGKRAVVGYEDGTIRVWDLKQGNSIHVLKGTEGHQGPLTCVATNQDGSLILTGSVDCQAKLVSATTGKVVGVFRPETVASQPNLGEGEESESNSVESLGFCSVMPLAAVGYLDGTLAIYDLSTQTLRHQCQHQSGIVQLLWEAGTAVVYTCSLDGIVRLWDARTGRLLTDYRGHTAEILDFALSKDASLVVTTSGDHKAKVFCVQRPDR comes from the exons ATGGAGTCCGAATCGGAAAGCGGGGCCACCGCTGACACCCCTCCACTGGAGACCCTAAGCTTCCATGGTGATGAAGAGATTATCGAGGTGGTAGAACTGGATCCCGGTCCGCCGGACCCGG CAGACGATCTGGCCCAGGAGATGGAAGATGTGGActttgaggaagaggaagaggaagatggcAATGAGGAGGGCTGGGTTCTGGAACCCCAGGAAGGGGTGGTCGGCAGCATGGAGGGCCCAGACGATAGCGAAGTCACCTTTGCATTGCACTCAG CATCTGTGTTTTGTGTGAGCCTGGACCCCAAGACCAACACCTTGGCAGTGACAGGGGGCGAAGATGACAAAGCCTTTGTGTGGAGGCTCAGCGACGGGGAACTGCTCTTTGAGTGTGCAG GCCACAAAGACTCTGTGACCTGTGCTGCTTTCAGCCACGACTCTACCCTGGTGGCCACAGGGGACATGAGTGGCCTCTTAAAAGTGTGGCAGGTGGACACCAAAGAGGAGGTCTGGTCCTTTGAAGCAGGAGATCTGGAG TGGATGGAGTGGCACTCTCGGGCACCTGTCCTACTGGCGGGCACGGCTGACGGCAACACCTGGATGTGGAAGGTCCCGAATGGTGACTGCAAGACCTTCCAGGGCCCCAACTGCCCAGCCACCTGTGGCCGAGTCCTCCCTGATG GGAAGCGAGCTGTGGTCGGCTATGAAGATGGTACCATCCGGGTTTGGGACCTGAAGCAGGGAAACTCTATCCATGTACTAAAAG GGACCGAGGGTCACCAAGGCCCTCTGACCTGTGTTGCCACCAACCAGGACGGCAGCCTGATCCTCACTGGCTCTGTGGACTGCCAGGCCAAGCTGGTCAGTGCCACCACTGGCAAG GTGGTGGGCGTTTTCAGACCCGAGACCGTGGCCTCCCAGCCCAatctgggagaaggggaggagagcgAGTCCAACTCCGTGGAGTCCTTGGGCTTTTGCAGTGT GATGCCTCTGGCAGCTGTTGGCTACCTGGATGGGACCTTGGCCATCTATGACCTATCTACGCAGACCCTCAGGCACCAGTGTCAGCACCAG TCGGGCATCGTGCAGCTGCTGTGGGAGGCAGGCACCGCCGTGGTTTACACTTGCAGCCTGGATGGCATTGTGCGCCTCTGGGACGCTCGGACCGGCCGCCTGCTTACTGACTACCGGGGCCACACGGCCGAGATCCTGGACTTTGCTCTCAGCAA AGATGCCTCCCTGGTGGTGACCACGTCAGGAGACCACAAAGCAAAAGTATTTTGTGTCCAGAGGCCTGACCGCTAA
- the AAMP gene encoding angio-associated migratory cell protein isoform X1, with protein sequence MESESESGATADTPPLETLSFHGDEEIIEVVELDPGPPDPADDLAQEMEDVDFEEEEEEDGNEEGWVLEPQEGVVGSMEGPDDSEVTFALHSDPRLVASHAENSSVFCVSLDPKTNTLAVTGGEDDKAFVWRLSDGELLFECAGHKDSVTCAAFSHDSTLVATGDMSGLLKVWQVDTKEEVWSFEAGDLEWMEWHSRAPVLLAGTADGNTWMWKVPNGDCKTFQGPNCPATCGRVLPDGKRAVVGYEDGTIRVWDLKQGNSIHVLKGTEGHQGPLTCVATNQDGSLILTGSVDCQAKLVSATTGKVVGVFRPETVASQPNLGEGEESESNSVESLGFCSVMPLAAVGYLDGTLAIYDLSTQTLRHQCQHQSGIVQLLWEAGTAVVYTCSLDGIVRLWDARTGRLLTDYRGHTAEILDFALSKDASLVVTTSGDHKAKVFCVQRPDR encoded by the exons ATGGAGTCCGAATCGGAAAGCGGGGCCACCGCTGACACCCCTCCACTGGAGACCCTAAGCTTCCATGGTGATGAAGAGATTATCGAGGTGGTAGAACTGGATCCCGGTCCGCCGGACCCGG CAGACGATCTGGCCCAGGAGATGGAAGATGTGGActttgaggaagaggaagaggaagatggcAATGAGGAGGGCTGGGTTCTGGAACCCCAGGAAGGGGTGGTCGGCAGCATGGAGGGCCCAGACGATAGCGAAGTCACCTTTGCATTGCACTCAG ACCCCAGACTGGTGGCATCCCATGCTGAGAATT CATCTGTGTTTTGTGTGAGCCTGGACCCCAAGACCAACACCTTGGCAGTGACAGGGGGCGAAGATGACAAAGCCTTTGTGTGGAGGCTCAGCGACGGGGAACTGCTCTTTGAGTGTGCAG GCCACAAAGACTCTGTGACCTGTGCTGCTTTCAGCCACGACTCTACCCTGGTGGCCACAGGGGACATGAGTGGCCTCTTAAAAGTGTGGCAGGTGGACACCAAAGAGGAGGTCTGGTCCTTTGAAGCAGGAGATCTGGAG TGGATGGAGTGGCACTCTCGGGCACCTGTCCTACTGGCGGGCACGGCTGACGGCAACACCTGGATGTGGAAGGTCCCGAATGGTGACTGCAAGACCTTCCAGGGCCCCAACTGCCCAGCCACCTGTGGCCGAGTCCTCCCTGATG GGAAGCGAGCTGTGGTCGGCTATGAAGATGGTACCATCCGGGTTTGGGACCTGAAGCAGGGAAACTCTATCCATGTACTAAAAG GGACCGAGGGTCACCAAGGCCCTCTGACCTGTGTTGCCACCAACCAGGACGGCAGCCTGATCCTCACTGGCTCTGTGGACTGCCAGGCCAAGCTGGTCAGTGCCACCACTGGCAAG GTGGTGGGCGTTTTCAGACCCGAGACCGTGGCCTCCCAGCCCAatctgggagaaggggaggagagcgAGTCCAACTCCGTGGAGTCCTTGGGCTTTTGCAGTGT GATGCCTCTGGCAGCTGTTGGCTACCTGGATGGGACCTTGGCCATCTATGACCTATCTACGCAGACCCTCAGGCACCAGTGTCAGCACCAG TCGGGCATCGTGCAGCTGCTGTGGGAGGCAGGCACCGCCGTGGTTTACACTTGCAGCCTGGATGGCATTGTGCGCCTCTGGGACGCTCGGACCGGCCGCCTGCTTACTGACTACCGGGGCCACACGGCCGAGATCCTGGACTTTGCTCTCAGCAA AGATGCCTCCCTGGTGGTGACCACGTCAGGAGACCACAAAGCAAAAGTATTTTGTGTCCAGAGGCCTGACCGCTAA
- the AAMP gene encoding angio-associated migratory cell protein isoform X4: MESESESGATADTPPLETLSFHGDEEIIEVVELDPGPPDPDDLAQEMEDVDFEEEEEEDGNEEGWVLEPQEGVVGSMEGPDDSEVTFALHSASVFCVSLDPKTNTLAVTGGEDDKAFVWRLSDGELLFECAGHKDSVTCAAFSHDSTLVATGDMSGLLKVWQVDTKEEVWSFEAGDLEWMEWHSRAPVLLAGTADGNTWMWKVPNGDCKTFQGPNCPATCGRVLPDGKRAVVGYEDGTIRVWDLKQGNSIHVLKGTEGHQGPLTCVATNQDGSLILTGSVDCQAKLVSATTGKVVGVFRPETVASQPNLGEGEESESNSVESLGFCSVMPLAAVGYLDGTLAIYDLSTQTLRHQCQHQSGIVQLLWEAGTAVVYTCSLDGIVRLWDARTGRLLTDYRGHTAEILDFALSKDASLVVTTSGDHKAKVFCVQRPDR, encoded by the exons ATGGAGTCCGAATCGGAAAGCGGGGCCACCGCTGACACCCCTCCACTGGAGACCCTAAGCTTCCATGGTGATGAAGAGATTATCGAGGTGGTAGAACTGGATCCCGGTCCGCCGGACCCGG ACGATCTGGCCCAGGAGATGGAAGATGTGGActttgaggaagaggaagaggaagatggcAATGAGGAGGGCTGGGTTCTGGAACCCCAGGAAGGGGTGGTCGGCAGCATGGAGGGCCCAGACGATAGCGAAGTCACCTTTGCATTGCACTCAG CATCTGTGTTTTGTGTGAGCCTGGACCCCAAGACCAACACCTTGGCAGTGACAGGGGGCGAAGATGACAAAGCCTTTGTGTGGAGGCTCAGCGACGGGGAACTGCTCTTTGAGTGTGCAG GCCACAAAGACTCTGTGACCTGTGCTGCTTTCAGCCACGACTCTACCCTGGTGGCCACAGGGGACATGAGTGGCCTCTTAAAAGTGTGGCAGGTGGACACCAAAGAGGAGGTCTGGTCCTTTGAAGCAGGAGATCTGGAG TGGATGGAGTGGCACTCTCGGGCACCTGTCCTACTGGCGGGCACGGCTGACGGCAACACCTGGATGTGGAAGGTCCCGAATGGTGACTGCAAGACCTTCCAGGGCCCCAACTGCCCAGCCACCTGTGGCCGAGTCCTCCCTGATG GGAAGCGAGCTGTGGTCGGCTATGAAGATGGTACCATCCGGGTTTGGGACCTGAAGCAGGGAAACTCTATCCATGTACTAAAAG GGACCGAGGGTCACCAAGGCCCTCTGACCTGTGTTGCCACCAACCAGGACGGCAGCCTGATCCTCACTGGCTCTGTGGACTGCCAGGCCAAGCTGGTCAGTGCCACCACTGGCAAG GTGGTGGGCGTTTTCAGACCCGAGACCGTGGCCTCCCAGCCCAatctgggagaaggggaggagagcgAGTCCAACTCCGTGGAGTCCTTGGGCTTTTGCAGTGT GATGCCTCTGGCAGCTGTTGGCTACCTGGATGGGACCTTGGCCATCTATGACCTATCTACGCAGACCCTCAGGCACCAGTGTCAGCACCAG TCGGGCATCGTGCAGCTGCTGTGGGAGGCAGGCACCGCCGTGGTTTACACTTGCAGCCTGGATGGCATTGTGCGCCTCTGGGACGCTCGGACCGGCCGCCTGCTTACTGACTACCGGGGCCACACGGCCGAGATCCTGGACTTTGCTCTCAGCAA AGATGCCTCCCTGGTGGTGACCACGTCAGGAGACCACAAAGCAAAAGTATTTTGTGTCCAGAGGCCTGACCGCTAA
- the TMBIM1 gene encoding protein lifeguard 3 → MSHPSAPPPYEDRNPLYPDALPPGVYGQPSVLPGGYPAYPQPGYGHPAGYPQPMPPIHPTPMNYGSGQGYDGEERAVSDNFESGEWGDRKVRHAFIQKVYTIISIQLLITVAIIAIFTFVKPVSEFVRANLAVYYASYAVFLATYLTLACCEGPRRRFPWNLILLTLFTLAMGYMTGTISSVYDTKAVIIAMIITAVVSISVTIFCFQTKVDFTSCTGLFCVLGIVMMVTGIVSAIVLSFQYVYWLHMLYAALGAICFTLFLAYDTQLVLGNRRYTISPEDYITGALQIYTDIVYIFTFVLQLLGNRD, encoded by the exons ATGTCCCACCCCAGTGCCCCCCCTCCGTATGAGGACCGCAACCCCCTGTACCCTGACGCTCTGCCCCCGGGGGTCTACGGGCAGCCATCTGTCCTGCCTGGTGGGTACCCTGCCTACCCACAGCCTGGCTACGGTCACCCTGCTGGCTACCCACAGCCTATGCCCCCCATCCACCCAACGCCCATGAACTATG GCTCAGGTCAGGGCTATGATGGGGAGGAGAGAGCTGTGAGTGACAACTTCGAATCTGGAGAGTGGGGAGACAGGAAAGTCCGACACGCCTTCATCCAAAAG GTTTACACCATCATCTCCATCCAGCTGCTCATCACGGTGGCCATCATCGCTATCTTCACCTTTGT GAAGCCCGTCAGCGAGTTCGTGAGGGCAAACCTGGCCGTCTACTACGCATCCTA TGCTGTGTTCCTGGCCACGTACCTGACCCTTGCCTGCTGCGAGGGACCCAG ACGCCGTTTCCCATGGAACCTTATCCTGCTGACCCTCTTT ACTCTTGCCATGGGCTACATGACCGGCACCATTTCCAG TGTGTATGACACCAAAGCCGTCATCATTGCAATGATCATCACTGCTGTGGTGTCCATTTCAGTCACCATCTTCTGCTTCCAGACCAAG GTGGACTTCACCTCGTGCACAGGCCTCTTCTGTGTCCTGGGGATTGTGATGATGGTGACTGGCATTGTCAGTGCCATCGTGCTGTCCTTCCAATAT GTTTACTGGCTGCACATGCTCTATGCTGCTTTGGGGGCCATTTGCTTCACTTTG TTCCTGGCTTACGACACACAGCTGGTCCTGGGGAACCGGAGGTACACCATCAGCCCGGAGGACTACATCACCGGCGCCCTGCAGATCTACACAGACATTGTCTACATCTTCACCTTTGTGCTGCAGCTCCTGGGGAATCGCGATTAA
- the LOC138413841 gene encoding probable hydrolase PNKD yields MAAVVAATALKGRGARNARVLRGILSGATANKASQNRTRALQSHSSPECKEEPEPLSPELEYIPRKRGKNPMKAVGLAWAIGFPCGILLFILTKREVDKDRLKQMKARQNMRASNTGEYESQRFRASSHHAPTPEDGSPGAVVRNTATLP; encoded by the exons ATGGCGGCGGTGGTAGCTGCTACGGCGCTGAAGGGCCGGGGGGCGAGAAATGCCCGCGTCCTCCGGG GGATTCTCTCAGGAGCCACAGCTAACAAGGCTTCCCAGAACAGGACCCGGGCACTGCAAAGCCACAGCTCCCCAGAGTGCAAGGAGGAGCCTGAGCCCCTATCCCCTGAACTGGAATACATTCCCAGAAAGAGGGGCAAGAACCCAATGAAAGCTGTGGGACTAGCCTG GGCCATCGGCTTCCCCTGTGGTATCCTCCTCTTCATCCTCACCAAGCGGGAAGTGGACAAGGACCGTTTGAAGCAGATGAAGGCTCGGCAGAACATGCGGGCATCCAACACGGGCGAGTATGAGAGCCAGAGGTTCAGGGCCTCCTCCCATCATGCCCCGACTCCTGAAGATGGGTCCCCGGGTGCAGTGGTGAGGAACACTGCCACCCTCCCCTAG
- the AAMP gene encoding angio-associated migratory cell protein isoform X2, translated as MESESESGATADTPPLETLSFHGDEEIIEVVELDPGPPDPDDLAQEMEDVDFEEEEEEDGNEEGWVLEPQEGVVGSMEGPDDSEVTFALHSDPRLVASHAENSSVFCVSLDPKTNTLAVTGGEDDKAFVWRLSDGELLFECAGHKDSVTCAAFSHDSTLVATGDMSGLLKVWQVDTKEEVWSFEAGDLEWMEWHSRAPVLLAGTADGNTWMWKVPNGDCKTFQGPNCPATCGRVLPDGKRAVVGYEDGTIRVWDLKQGNSIHVLKGTEGHQGPLTCVATNQDGSLILTGSVDCQAKLVSATTGKVVGVFRPETVASQPNLGEGEESESNSVESLGFCSVMPLAAVGYLDGTLAIYDLSTQTLRHQCQHQSGIVQLLWEAGTAVVYTCSLDGIVRLWDARTGRLLTDYRGHTAEILDFALSKDASLVVTTSGDHKAKVFCVQRPDR; from the exons ATGGAGTCCGAATCGGAAAGCGGGGCCACCGCTGACACCCCTCCACTGGAGACCCTAAGCTTCCATGGTGATGAAGAGATTATCGAGGTGGTAGAACTGGATCCCGGTCCGCCGGACCCGG ACGATCTGGCCCAGGAGATGGAAGATGTGGActttgaggaagaggaagaggaagatggcAATGAGGAGGGCTGGGTTCTGGAACCCCAGGAAGGGGTGGTCGGCAGCATGGAGGGCCCAGACGATAGCGAAGTCACCTTTGCATTGCACTCAG ACCCCAGACTGGTGGCATCCCATGCTGAGAATT CATCTGTGTTTTGTGTGAGCCTGGACCCCAAGACCAACACCTTGGCAGTGACAGGGGGCGAAGATGACAAAGCCTTTGTGTGGAGGCTCAGCGACGGGGAACTGCTCTTTGAGTGTGCAG GCCACAAAGACTCTGTGACCTGTGCTGCTTTCAGCCACGACTCTACCCTGGTGGCCACAGGGGACATGAGTGGCCTCTTAAAAGTGTGGCAGGTGGACACCAAAGAGGAGGTCTGGTCCTTTGAAGCAGGAGATCTGGAG TGGATGGAGTGGCACTCTCGGGCACCTGTCCTACTGGCGGGCACGGCTGACGGCAACACCTGGATGTGGAAGGTCCCGAATGGTGACTGCAAGACCTTCCAGGGCCCCAACTGCCCAGCCACCTGTGGCCGAGTCCTCCCTGATG GGAAGCGAGCTGTGGTCGGCTATGAAGATGGTACCATCCGGGTTTGGGACCTGAAGCAGGGAAACTCTATCCATGTACTAAAAG GGACCGAGGGTCACCAAGGCCCTCTGACCTGTGTTGCCACCAACCAGGACGGCAGCCTGATCCTCACTGGCTCTGTGGACTGCCAGGCCAAGCTGGTCAGTGCCACCACTGGCAAG GTGGTGGGCGTTTTCAGACCCGAGACCGTGGCCTCCCAGCCCAatctgggagaaggggaggagagcgAGTCCAACTCCGTGGAGTCCTTGGGCTTTTGCAGTGT GATGCCTCTGGCAGCTGTTGGCTACCTGGATGGGACCTTGGCCATCTATGACCTATCTACGCAGACCCTCAGGCACCAGTGTCAGCACCAG TCGGGCATCGTGCAGCTGCTGTGGGAGGCAGGCACCGCCGTGGTTTACACTTGCAGCCTGGATGGCATTGTGCGCCTCTGGGACGCTCGGACCGGCCGCCTGCTTACTGACTACCGGGGCCACACGGCCGAGATCCTGGACTTTGCTCTCAGCAA AGATGCCTCCCTGGTGGTGACCACGTCAGGAGACCACAAAGCAAAAGTATTTTGTGTCCAGAGGCCTGACCGCTAA